A window of the Streptomyces sp. NBC_00250 genome harbors these coding sequences:
- a CDS encoding SDR family oxidoreductase — MTTETNETNQTKSLRGRICLVAGATRGAGRGIAVQLGAAGATVYVTGRTTREKLSEVGRATETIEETAELVTAAGGEGIAVPTDHLDVEQVRALVDRIDREQGRLDVLVNDVWGGEHLLVFGRRTWENDLTGGLRMLELGVRTHAITSHTAIPLLIRNRGGLVVEVTDGTSEYNGTRFRENLFYDLAKNAPIRMAFGLGKELEEYGGTAVSVTPGWLRSEQMLTAFGVTEENWRDAVEKIPGFAIAESPVYVGRAIAALAADPDRHRWNGRSLSSGQLAGEYGFTDADGSRPDAWGFMLADEQGSPDVNDYR, encoded by the coding sequence ATGACGACGGAGACGAACGAGACGAACCAGACGAAGAGCCTGCGCGGACGGATCTGCCTGGTCGCCGGAGCCACCCGGGGCGCCGGACGGGGCATCGCCGTCCAGCTCGGCGCGGCCGGAGCCACGGTGTACGTCACCGGGCGGACCACGCGCGAGAAGCTCAGCGAGGTCGGCCGGGCCACCGAGACCATCGAGGAGACCGCCGAACTGGTGACGGCGGCCGGCGGCGAGGGCATCGCCGTCCCCACCGACCATCTGGACGTCGAGCAGGTCCGCGCGCTGGTCGACCGGATCGACCGGGAGCAGGGGCGGCTCGACGTCCTCGTCAACGACGTGTGGGGCGGCGAGCACCTCCTCGTCTTCGGCAGGAGAACCTGGGAGAACGACCTCACCGGCGGCCTCCGGATGCTCGAACTCGGGGTGCGGACGCACGCCATCACCTCACACACGGCCATCCCGCTGCTCATCCGGAACCGGGGCGGGCTCGTCGTCGAGGTCACCGACGGCACGTCCGAGTACAACGGCACCCGCTTCCGCGAGAACCTCTTCTACGACCTCGCCAAGAACGCCCCGATCCGGATGGCCTTCGGCCTCGGCAAGGAACTGGAGGAGTACGGCGGCACGGCGGTCTCCGTCACCCCCGGCTGGCTCAGGTCCGAGCAGATGCTCACCGCGTTCGGCGTCACCGAGGAGAACTGGCGCGACGCCGTCGAGAAGATCCCCGGCTTCGCGATCGCCGAGTCCCCGGTGTACGTGGGGAGGGCGATCGCCGCGCTCGCCGCCGATCCCGACCGGCACCGCTGGAACGGCCGGTCGCTGTCGAGCGGTCAGCTCGCGGGGGAGTACGGCTTCACCGACGCGGACGGCTCACGGCCGGACGCCTGGGGCTTCATGCTCGCCGACGAGCAGGGCAGCCCGGACGTGAACGACTACCGGTGA
- a CDS encoding helix-turn-helix transcriptional regulator — MRAARLIKMVLLLQSRPSMTAAELAAELEVSERTITRDALALSEAGVPVYADRGRAGGYRLVGGYRTRLTGLARGEAEALFLSGLPGALRDMGLEDTASAARLKVSAALLPSLRDAPDSVAQRFLLDAPGWYQEPETPELLPPIAEAVWDDRMVSARYRRGDREVERELAPYGLVLKAGVWYLCARSGTAFRTYRVDRFTSVALTVERFDRDETFGLSAFWAERAAEFARSILRAEVVVRLTEAGAHRLPYVTDRAAAEEALAAAVAEDGGLRVVLPVESEEVAFSQLLTLGPEAEVLAPASLRERFGAAARAMASRYA, encoded by the coding sequence ATGCGCGCCGCCCGGCTGATCAAGATGGTCCTTCTCCTCCAGTCCCGTCCTTCGATGACGGCGGCCGAACTCGCCGCCGAGCTGGAGGTGTCGGAGCGCACCATCACCCGCGATGCCCTCGCCCTCTCGGAGGCGGGGGTTCCGGTGTACGCGGACCGGGGCAGGGCCGGCGGGTACCGGCTCGTCGGCGGCTACCGCACGCGTCTTACGGGCCTGGCGCGCGGCGAGGCCGAGGCGCTGTTCCTGTCCGGACTGCCCGGCGCGCTGCGGGACATGGGTCTGGAGGACACTGCGTCGGCGGCCCGGCTGAAGGTGTCCGCGGCGCTGCTGCCGTCGCTGCGGGACGCCCCGGACTCGGTGGCGCAGCGCTTTCTGCTCGACGCGCCCGGCTGGTACCAGGAGCCGGAGACTCCGGAGCTGCTGCCGCCGATCGCGGAGGCGGTCTGGGACGACCGGATGGTCTCGGCCCGCTACCGGCGCGGTGACCGCGAGGTGGAGCGCGAGCTCGCCCCGTACGGCCTCGTCCTGAAGGCGGGCGTCTGGTACCTGTGCGCGCGGTCCGGTACGGCGTTCCGTACCTACCGGGTGGACCGCTTCACCTCCGTCGCCCTCACCGTGGAGCGCTTCGACCGGGACGAGACCTTCGGCCTGTCCGCCTTCTGGGCCGAGCGCGCGGCCGAGTTCGCCCGGTCGATCCTGCGCGCCGAGGTCGTCGTACGGCTCACGGAGGCGGGGGCCCACCGGCTGCCGTACGTCACGGACCGCGCGGCCGCCGAGGAGGCGCTGGCGGCGGCGGTCGCCGAGGACGGCGGGCTCCGGGTGGTGCTCCCGGTGGAGAGCGAGGAGGTCGCGTTCTCCCAGCTGCTCACGCTCGGCCCTGAGGCCGAGGTGCTTGCCCCGGCCTCCTTGCGCGAGCGCTTCGGTGCGGCCGCCCGCGCGATGGCCTCGCGGTACGCGTGA
- a CDS encoding protein kinase domain-containing protein codes for MRGTVLDGRYELETRLGRGGMGQVWSALDRRMQRDVAVKLVTALPEMGEEETFLRFRREIRSAASLPGRHTVTAHDCGATEIDGERALYLVMERLTGRTLTRAVHEERPHWQVAVDWARQLATALDAAHSRRIVHRDIKPDNVMFAEDGDLRILDFGIAKFLGDTLRVGGLTGTGVAIGTLLYMSPEQALGERSVDHRTDLYSLGCVLYFALTGRAPFASDNMLGLINQKLHGTEVPPHHHEPGIPAGLSALVMELLAREPARRPDSAATVLARLGELTAPAPAPPVVFAAAGDVDDERARVLAEADREARAKRAAADALFEETRSKAAQAAADFEKNLAQRRLQSERDLEERQARASKRLGEIEQRAEELRLEAEKLRVDAERRARLTVETAQRQGEGIVAEANAEADRIRSDSERELAALTTRRDSINAQLIQVRGMLAKLTGRAVPAQERADARQALPEEWPDI; via the coding sequence ATGCGGGGGACGGTGCTGGACGGGCGGTACGAGCTGGAAACCCGGCTCGGCCGAGGCGGGATGGGCCAGGTATGGAGCGCCCTCGACCGGCGGATGCAGCGGGACGTGGCGGTCAAACTCGTCACCGCGCTGCCGGAGATGGGCGAGGAGGAGACCTTTCTGCGGTTCCGCCGCGAGATCCGCTCGGCGGCGAGCCTGCCCGGCCGTCACACGGTCACCGCGCACGACTGCGGCGCGACCGAGATCGACGGCGAGCGGGCCCTGTACCTGGTCATGGAGCGGCTGACCGGCCGCACCCTCACCCGGGCCGTCCACGAGGAACGGCCGCACTGGCAGGTCGCCGTCGACTGGGCCCGACAGCTGGCCACCGCCCTCGACGCGGCCCACTCACGCCGGATCGTCCACCGGGACATCAAGCCGGACAACGTGATGTTCGCGGAGGACGGCGACCTCAGGATCCTCGACTTCGGCATCGCCAAGTTCCTCGGGGACACCCTCAGGGTCGGCGGGCTCACCGGCACCGGTGTCGCCATCGGCACGCTGCTCTACATGTCGCCGGAGCAGGCGCTCGGCGAACGGTCCGTCGACCACCGCACCGATCTCTACTCCCTGGGCTGTGTGCTCTACTTCGCCCTCACCGGCCGCGCGCCCTTCGCCTCCGACAACATGCTTGGCCTGATCAACCAGAAGCTGCACGGCACGGAGGTCCCGCCGCACCACCACGAACCCGGCATCCCGGCCGGGCTGAGCGCGCTCGTCATGGAACTGCTCGCCCGCGAACCGGCCCGCCGGCCGGACTCGGCGGCGACGGTCCTCGCCCGGCTCGGAGAGCTGACCGCACCCGCTCCCGCCCCGCCGGTGGTGTTCGCCGCCGCGGGGGACGTGGACGACGAGCGGGCCCGTGTCCTCGCCGAGGCCGATCGCGAGGCGCGGGCCAAGCGCGCGGCGGCGGACGCCCTCTTCGAGGAGACCCGCAGCAAGGCCGCCCAGGCCGCGGCGGACTTCGAGAAGAACCTGGCCCAGCGGCGCCTGCAGTCGGAGCGTGACCTGGAGGAGCGCCAGGCCAGGGCGTCGAAGCGGCTCGGGGAGATCGAGCAGCGTGCCGAGGAACTGCGCCTGGAGGCGGAGAAGCTGCGGGTGGACGCGGAGCGTCGGGCCAGGCTGACCGTGGAGACGGCACAGCGCCAGGGCGAGGGCATCGTGGCCGAAGCGAACGCCGAGGCCGACCGTATCCGCTCCGATTCGGAGCGCGAGCTGGCCGCTCTGACGACCCGCCGGGACTCGATCAACGCGCAGCTGATCCAGGTCCGCGGGATGCTGGCCAAGCTGACCGGCCGGGCCGTACCGGCGCAGGAGCGCGCCGACGCCCGGCAGGCGCTTCCCGAGGAGTGGCCGGACATCTGA
- the aceE gene encoding pyruvate dehydrogenase (acetyl-transferring), homodimeric type yields MTDPVGKIPSELDQLPDRDTEETAEWAASLDAVTKAAGPHRAAYLMRRTLQHAEGAGLALPKLLETDYVNTIPTSAEPTGAAFDGDEAMERRITAWNRWNAAAMVTRGSKYGVGGHIATFASAAWLYETGFNHFFKGKEADGSGDQLYIQGHAAPGIYARAFLDGRLNEAQLDNFRQESGGNGLPSYPHPRRLPWLWEFPTVSMGLGPLSAIYQARFNRYLTNRAIKDVSASHVWAFLGDGEMDEPESTAALALAAREGLDNLTFVINCNLQRLDGPVRANFKIVQELEAQFRGAGWNVVKSLWGNAWDELFALDTTGALVRRLREVPDAQVQTYQTRDAAYIRQDFFGKDPALVAMAQLLSDDKILECFHLSRGGHEPRKVYAAYKAAVEFKGAPTVILAQTVKGFTLGEGFASKNANHQMKKLSNDEFKNMRDLLELPISDAQFADGQVPYGHPGADSPEVRYLQERRAALGGPAPARRTHAIAPLPAPAEKAFTAFDKGSGTQSMATTMAFVRLIKDLIRDKETGKRWVPIVPDEARTFGMESLFPSLGIYSPKGQTYEPVDRDQLMYYKEAVNGQILNEGITEAGSMADFIAASTAYSTHGEAMIPFYIFYSMFGWQRTADQMWQLGDQLGRGFLVGATAGRTTLTGEGLQHADGHSPVIAATNPAALTYDPAFAYEVATIVKEGLRRMYGEAAEGEDQNVFYYLTVYNEPMPQPAKLAGIDEGIVKGLYRFNTAESAGLDLPANASRIQLLSSGTAIHWALEAQKLLAAEWGVGADVWSATSWTELRRDALEADAALLRGEEQVPYIRKALEGVESPVLAVSDYMRQVPDQIAQWVEQDWSSLGADGFGLSDTRDAARRHFGVDAQSIVVAALAQLARRGEVPASAVKEARERYGL; encoded by the coding sequence ATGACCGATCCCGTAGGCAAGATTCCGAGTGAGCTCGACCAGCTCCCGGACCGTGACACCGAGGAGACCGCCGAGTGGGCGGCCTCCCTGGACGCCGTCACCAAGGCCGCCGGGCCCCACCGGGCCGCCTACCTGATGCGCCGCACGCTCCAGCACGCCGAGGGCGCGGGCCTGGCCCTGCCCAAGCTGCTGGAGACGGACTACGTCAACACCATCCCGACCTCCGCCGAGCCGACGGGCGCCGCCTTCGACGGCGACGAGGCCATGGAGCGCCGGATCACCGCCTGGAACCGCTGGAACGCGGCCGCGATGGTCACCCGCGGCTCGAAGTACGGCGTCGGCGGTCACATCGCCACGTTCGCGTCGGCCGCCTGGCTGTACGAGACCGGCTTCAACCACTTCTTCAAGGGCAAGGAAGCCGACGGTTCCGGCGACCAGCTCTACATCCAGGGTCACGCCGCCCCCGGCATCTACGCCCGCGCGTTCCTGGACGGCCGCCTGAACGAGGCGCAGCTCGACAACTTCCGGCAGGAGTCCGGTGGCAACGGTCTGCCCTCCTACCCGCACCCGCGCCGCCTCCCCTGGCTGTGGGAGTTCCCGACCGTCTCCATGGGTCTGGGCCCGCTCTCCGCGATCTACCAGGCGCGCTTCAACCGCTACCTGACCAACCGCGCCATCAAGGACGTCTCCGCCTCGCACGTGTGGGCGTTCCTCGGTGACGGCGAGATGGACGAGCCCGAGTCGACCGCGGCCCTCGCCCTGGCCGCCCGCGAGGGTCTGGACAACCTGACCTTCGTCATCAACTGCAACCTGCAGCGCCTCGACGGCCCGGTCCGCGCCAACTTCAAGATCGTGCAGGAGCTGGAGGCGCAGTTCCGCGGCGCCGGCTGGAACGTCGTGAAGTCGCTGTGGGGCAACGCCTGGGACGAGCTGTTCGCGCTCGACACCACCGGCGCCCTCGTCCGCCGCCTCCGCGAGGTGCCGGACGCGCAGGTCCAGACGTACCAGACCCGCGACGCCGCCTACATCCGCCAGGACTTCTTCGGCAAGGACCCGGCGCTCGTCGCGATGGCGCAGCTGCTGAGCGACGACAAGATCCTGGAGTGCTTCCACCTCTCCCGCGGTGGCCACGAGCCGCGCAAGGTGTACGCCGCGTACAAGGCCGCCGTGGAGTTCAAGGGCGCGCCGACGGTCATCCTCGCGCAGACCGTCAAGGGCTTCACCCTCGGTGAGGGCTTCGCGTCGAAGAACGCGAACCACCAGATGAAGAAGCTCTCGAACGACGAGTTCAAGAACATGCGTGACCTTCTTGAGCTGCCCATCTCGGACGCGCAGTTCGCCGACGGCCAGGTGCCTTACGGCCACCCCGGCGCCGACTCCCCCGAGGTCCGCTACCTCCAGGAGCGCCGCGCGGCCCTCGGCGGCCCGGCCCCGGCCCGCCGTACCCACGCGATCGCCCCGCTGCCGGCCCCGGCCGAGAAGGCCTTCACCGCCTTCGACAAGGGCTCCGGCACGCAGTCGATGGCGACCACGATGGCGTTCGTCCGTCTGATCAAGGACCTGATCCGCGACAAGGAGACCGGCAAGCGCTGGGTCCCGATCGTCCCGGACGAGGCCCGTACCTTCGGTATGGAGTCGCTGTTCCCGTCGCTCGGCATCTACTCGCCGAAGGGCCAGACGTACGAGCCGGTCGACCGCGACCAGCTGATGTACTACAAGGAGGCCGTCAACGGCCAGATCCTCAACGAGGGGATCACCGAGGCCGGTTCGATGGCCGACTTCATCGCCGCGTCCACCGCGTACTCCACGCACGGCGAAGCGATGATCCCGTTCTACATCTTCTACTCGATGTTCGGCTGGCAGCGCACCGCCGACCAGATGTGGCAGCTCGGCGACCAGCTCGGCCGCGGCTTCCTCGTCGGCGCCACCGCGGGCCGTACGACCCTGACCGGTGAGGGCCTCCAGCACGCCGACGGCCACTCGCCGGTGATCGCGGCCACCAACCCGGCCGCCCTGACGTACGACCCGGCGTTCGCCTACGAGGTCGCGACCATCGTCAAGGAGGGTCTGCGCCGGATGTACGGCGAGGCCGCCGAGGGCGAGGACCAGAACGTCTTCTACTACCTCACCGTCTACAACGAGCCGATGCCGCAGCCGGCCAAGCTGGCCGGCATCGACGAGGGCATCGTCAAGGGCCTCTACCGCTTCAACACGGCGGAGTCGGCCGGTCTCGACCTCCCCGCGAACGCCTCGCGCATCCAGCTCCTCTCCTCCGGTACGGCCATCCACTGGGCCCTGGAGGCGCAGAAGCTGCTCGCCGCCGAGTGGGGTGTGGGCGCCGACGTGTGGTCCGCGACCTCCTGGACGGAGCTGCGGCGCGACGCCCTGGAGGCCGACGCGGCGCTGCTGCGCGGCGAGGAGCAGGTGCCGTACATCCGCAAGGCGCTCGAAGGCGTCGAGTCCCCGGTCCTCGCGGTCTCCGACTACATGCGCCAGGTCCCGGACCAGATCGCGCAGTGGGTCGAGCAGGACTGGTCCTCGCTGGGCGCCGACGGCTTCGGCCTCTCGGACACCCGTGACGCGGCCCGCCGCCACTTCGGCGTCGACGCCCAGTCGATCGTCGTCGCGGCCCTCGCGCAGCTCGCCCGCCGCGGCGAGGTCCCGGCCTCGGCCGTGAAGGAGGCGCGCGAGCGCTACGGCCTGTAG
- a CDS encoding GntR family transcriptional regulator produces MTVPVVHSLREQIREHIVEGIVSGRWKPGERIVERRIATELEVSQTPVREALRELESLRLIESAPNKGVRVRNLTAADLEESYPVRAGLEQIAAELAAGRLATDCSALEPHVAALYEADATSDGTAQVRHTVAFHRELVKAAGNAVLLHTWETLGIEVFTALSIRWLGTVQKSYAEEHQELVEAFRRGDPNIGALVKAHVLGCAPRA; encoded by the coding sequence ATGACCGTCCCCGTCGTCCACTCGCTGCGCGAGCAGATCCGCGAGCACATCGTGGAGGGGATCGTCAGCGGCCGCTGGAAGCCGGGCGAGCGGATCGTGGAGCGCCGGATCGCGACCGAGCTGGAGGTCAGCCAGACCCCGGTGCGCGAGGCGCTGCGCGAGCTGGAGTCGCTGCGGCTGATCGAGTCGGCGCCGAACAAGGGCGTCCGGGTCCGCAATCTGACCGCCGCCGACCTGGAGGAGAGCTACCCCGTCCGGGCCGGTCTGGAGCAGATCGCGGCCGAGCTGGCGGCCGGCCGGCTCGCGACGGACTGCTCGGCCCTGGAGCCGCACGTGGCGGCCCTGTACGAGGCGGACGCGACCTCCGACGGGACCGCGCAGGTGCGGCACACGGTGGCCTTCCACCGGGAGCTGGTGAAGGCCGCGGGGAACGCCGTCCTGCTGCACACCTGGGAGACACTCGGCATCGAGGTCTTCACGGCCCTGTCGATCCGCTGGCTGGGCACGGTCCAGAAGTCGTACGCGGAGGAGCACCAGGAGCTGGTGGAGGCCTTCCGCCGGGGCGACCCGAACATCGGCGCGCTGGTGAAGGCGCACGTGCTGGGCTGCGCGCCGCGCGCCTGA
- the sucB gene encoding 2-oxoglutarate dehydrogenase, E2 component, dihydrolipoamide succinyltransferase, with amino-acid sequence MSVSVTLPALGESVTEGTVTRWLKAEGERVEADEPLLEVSTDKVDTEIPAPASGILASIKVAEDETVEVGAELAIIDDGTGAPAAAPAPAAEPVAAPAAPAPVAEAPAAPAPVAEAPAAPAGGATGTDVVLPALGESVTEGTVTRWLKSVGETVEADEPLLEVSTDKVDTEIPAPVSGVLLEIVVAEDESAEVGAKLAVIGAAGAAPAAAPAPAPAAPVAAPAPVAAPAPAAPAPAPVAPAAPVAAPAPVAQAPSIAPAVVTPVPATPAAAPAEDGAYVTPLVRKLATENGVDLAAVKGSGVGGRIRKQDVLAAAEAKKAAAAAPAAAAGGHAAAKAPALEVSPLRGQTVKMTRMRKVIGDNMMKALHGQAQLTSVVEVDITKLMKLRGRAKDAFAAREGVKLSPMPFFVKAAAQALKAHPVINARINEDEGTITYFDTENIGIAVDSEKGLMTPVIKGAGDLNIAGISKKTAELAGAVRASKITPDDLAGATFTISNTGSRGALFDTIIVPPNQVAILGIGATVRRPVVINHPDLGETIAIRDMTYVALSYDHRLVDGADAARYLTSVKAILEAGEFENDLGL; translated from the coding sequence ATGTCGGTTTCCGTAACCCTGCCGGCGCTCGGCGAGAGCGTCACCGAGGGCACCGTCACCCGCTGGCTCAAGGCCGAGGGTGAGCGTGTCGAGGCCGACGAGCCGTTGCTCGAGGTCTCGACCGACAAGGTCGACACCGAGATCCCCGCCCCCGCCTCGGGCATCCTGGCCTCCATCAAGGTCGCCGAGGACGAGACGGTCGAGGTCGGCGCCGAGCTGGCCATCATCGACGACGGCACGGGCGCCCCGGCCGCCGCTCCGGCTCCGGCCGCCGAGCCCGTCGCGGCCCCGGCCGCCCCGGCGCCGGTCGCCGAGGCCCCGGCCGCTCCGGCCCCCGTGGCCGAGGCCCCGGCCGCCCCGGCCGGCGGTGCCACCGGCACCGACGTCGTGCTGCCCGCGCTCGGCGAGTCCGTCACCGAGGGCACCGTGACCCGCTGGCTGAAGTCGGTCGGCGAGACCGTCGAGGCCGACGAGCCGCTGCTCGAGGTCTCCACGGACAAGGTCGACACCGAGATCCCGGCCCCGGTCTCGGGTGTCCTCCTGGAGATCGTCGTCGCCGAGGACGAGTCCGCCGAGGTCGGCGCCAAGCTCGCCGTCATCGGTGCCGCGGGTGCGGCTCCGGCCGCCGCCCCGGCCCCGGCTCCGGCCGCGCCGGTCGCCGCTCCGGCCCCGGTCGCCGCCCCGGCTCCGGCCGCTCCGGCCCCCGCGCCGGTCGCCCCGGCTGCCCCGGTCGCCGCTCCGGCTCCGGTCGCCCAGGCCCCGTCGATCGCTCCGGCCGTCGTCACCCCGGTTCCGGCGACCCCCGCGGCCGCTCCCGCCGAGGACGGCGCGTACGTGACCCCGCTGGTCCGCAAGCTCGCCACCGAGAACGGTGTCGACCTGGCGGCCGTCAAGGGCTCGGGCGTCGGTGGCCGCATCCGCAAGCAGGACGTCCTCGCGGCCGCCGAGGCCAAGAAGGCCGCCGCCGCTGCCCCCGCCGCGGCTGCCGGTGGCCATGCCGCCGCCAAGGCTCCGGCCCTGGAGGTCTCCCCGCTGCGCGGTCAGACCGTCAAGATGACCCGCATGCGCAAGGTCATCGGCGACAACATGATGAAGGCGCTGCACGGCCAGGCCCAGCTGACCTCGGTCGTCGAGGTCGACATCACCAAGCTGATGAAGCTGCGCGGCCGCGCGAAGGACGCCTTCGCCGCCCGTGAGGGCGTCAAGCTGTCCCCGATGCCGTTCTTCGTGAAGGCGGCGGCCCAGGCGCTGAAGGCCCACCCGGTCATCAACGCCCGGATCAACGAGGACGAGGGCACGATCACCTACTTCGACACCGAGAACATCGGTATCGCGGTGGACTCCGAGAAGGGTCTGATGACCCCGGTCATCAAGGGTGCGGGCGACCTCAACATCGCCGGTATCTCGAAGAAGACCGCGGAGCTGGCCGGCGCCGTGCGCGCCAGCAAGATCACCCCGGACGACCTGGCCGGTGCGACCTTCACCATCTCCAACACCGGTTCGCGCGGCGCGCTGTTCGACACGATCATCGTGCCCCCGAACCAGGTCGCCATCCTGGGCATCGGCGCCACCGTGCGCCGTCCGGTCGTCATCAACCACCCGGACCTGGGTGAGACGATCGCGATCCGCGACATGACGTACGTCGCGCTGTCCTACGACCACCGTCTGGTGGACGGCGCCGACGCCGCCCGCTACCTGACCTCGGTCAAGGCGATCCTCGAGGCCGGCGAGTTCGAGAACGACCTCGGCCTGTAG
- the lpdA gene encoding dihydrolipoyl dehydrogenase, whose translation MANDASTVFDLVILGGGSGGYAAALRGAQLGLDVALIEKNKLGGTCLHNGCIPTKALLHAGEVADQTREAEQFGVKASFEGIDIKAVHKYKDDVISGLYKGLQGLVASRKVTYIEGTGHLSSPTSVDVDGRRVEGRHVLLATGSVPKSLPGLEIDGNRIISSDHALTLDRVPESAIILGGGVIGVEFASAWKSFGTDVTVIEGLKHLVPVEDENSSKLLERAFRKRGIKFNLGTFFQSAEYTDNGVKVTLADGKTFEAEVLLVAIGRGPVSAGLGYEEQGVAMDRGYVLVDEYMRTNVPTISAVGDLVPTLQLAHVGFAEGILVAERLAGLKAVPIDYDGVPRVTYCHPEVASVGITEAKAKEIYGADKVVALKYNLAGNGKSKILKTAGEIKLVQVKDGAVVGVHMVGDRMGEQVGEAQLIYNWEALPAEVAQLIHAHPTQNEALGEAHLALAGKPLHSHD comes from the coding sequence GTGGCGAACGACGCCAGCACCGTTTTCGACCTAGTGATCCTCGGCGGCGGTAGCGGCGGTTACGCCGCGGCGCTGCGCGGAGCGCAGCTGGGCCTGGACGTCGCACTGATCGAGAAGAACAAGCTCGGCGGCACCTGCCTGCACAACGGCTGCATCCCGACGAAGGCCCTGCTCCACGCCGGCGAGGTCGCCGACCAGACCCGCGAGGCGGAGCAGTTCGGTGTCAAGGCCTCTTTCGAGGGCATCGACATCAAGGCCGTGCACAAGTACAAGGACGACGTGATCTCGGGCCTGTACAAGGGTCTGCAGGGTCTCGTCGCCTCCCGCAAGGTGACCTACATCGAGGGCACCGGCCACCTGTCCTCCCCGACCTCCGTCGACGTCGACGGTCGTCGCGTCGAGGGCCGTCACGTCCTCCTGGCCACCGGTTCCGTGCCGAAGTCCCTCCCCGGCCTGGAGATCGACGGCAACCGGATCATCTCCTCGGACCACGCGCTGACCCTGGACCGCGTCCCGGAGTCCGCGATCATCCTGGGCGGCGGCGTCATCGGCGTCGAGTTCGCCTCGGCGTGGAAGTCCTTCGGCACCGACGTCACGGTGATCGAGGGCCTGAAGCACCTGGTCCCGGTCGAGGACGAGAACAGCTCGAAGCTTCTTGAGCGCGCGTTCCGCAAGCGCGGCATCAAGTTCAACCTCGGCACCTTCTTCCAGTCCGCCGAGTACACCGACAACGGCGTCAAGGTCACCCTGGCCGACGGCAAGACCTTCGAGGCCGAGGTGCTTCTGGTCGCCATCGGCCGCGGTCCGGTCTCCGCCGGTCTCGGTTACGAGGAGCAGGGCGTCGCGATGGACCGCGGCTACGTCCTGGTCGACGAGTACATGCGCACCAACGTGCCGACGATCTCGGCCGTGGGCGACCTCGTCCCGACGCTCCAGCTCGCGCACGTCGGCTTCGCCGAGGGCATCCTCGTCGCGGAGCGCCTGGCCGGTCTGAAGGCCGTCCCGATCGACTACGACGGCGTGCCCCGGGTGACGTACTGCCACCCCGAGGTCGCCTCCGTCGGCATCACCGAGGCCAAGGCCAAGGAGATCTACGGCGCGGACAAGGTCGTCGCCCTGAAGTACAACCTCGCGGGCAACGGCAAGAGCAAGATCCTCAAGACCGCGGGCGAGATCAAGCTCGTCCAGGTCAAGGACGGTGCCGTGGTCGGCGTCCACATGGTCGGTGACCGCATGGGCGAGCAGGTCGGCGAAGCGCAGCTGATCTACAACTGGGAGGCGCTGCCGGCCGAGGTCGCGCAGCTCATCCACGCTCACCCGACGCAGAACGAGGCGCTCGGCGAGGCCCACCTGGCCCTGGCCGGCAAGCCCCTGCACTCCCACGACTGA